One Paroedura picta isolate Pp20150507F chromosome 16, Ppicta_v3.0, whole genome shotgun sequence genomic region harbors:
- the ATP5MC1 gene encoding ATP synthase F(0) complex subunit C1, mitochondrial, producing the protein MQTPVALLASPALFRCCSRPLSRPVCLSILSRPETQTVQPFGASHLQLAHREFQTSAISRDIDTAAKFIGAGAATVGVAGSGAGIGTVFGSLIIGYARNPSLKQQLFSYAILGFALSEAMGLFCLMVAFLILFAM; encoded by the exons ATGCAGACTCCAGTAGCTCTCCTGGCTTCGCCAGCTCTG TTTCGCTGCTGTTCGCGGCCTCTGAGCAGACCAGTTTGCCTGTCTATATTGAGCAGGCCAGAGACTCAAACTGTACAG CCCTTTGGTGCTTCCCATCTTCAGCTGGCTCATCGGGAATTCCAGACCAGCGCTATCTCCCGTGATATTGATACTGCAGCTAAATTCATTGGTGCTGGTGCGGCCACAGTTGGGGTAGCTGGCTCAGGAGCTGGAATTGGCACAGTGTTTGGCAGCTTAATCATCGGTTATGCCAG GAACCCATccctcaagcagcagctgttcTCTTACGCCATCCTGGGATTTGCCCTTTCAGAGGCCATGGGGCTGTTCTGTCTGATGGTGGCATTCCTCATCCTGTTTGCCATGTAA